AAATGCACATTATAATGCACGCTAAGCAGACGAATGCCCAAGGTCAGTAAAAAACAAAGGTACATGGCTTGCCAAATAGGCAGATGCCACTGTGCGTAATACAGAGCCACTCCTCCAGCAATCGACGCCAACGCATAAATTTCTTGTTGAAATACAAAAGGAATGTCCCTGGCGAAAATATCCCGCAGTACGCCGCCGCCGATGCCAGTTGCCGCTCCCAAAAACACCATGATATACAACGTATTTAGTTCGTACGTAATGGCTAGGCTGGCGCCAACAGCAGTAAAGGCGCCCAAGCCCACAGCATCGCACAGCTGTACTACGTTGGTAATCCGCACCAGCCAAGAATGAGCAAAGCAGGTCAAAATAGCTGACCCCAACGCCAGCAAGGTAAATGTCGGATCCAAAAATGCCGTTGGCGGCGTATGCCCTACCAACACATCTCGTAGAATTCCTCCGCCCACTGCAGTTGTCACCGCTAGAACGGCAATGCCGAAAACATCCATCTGCTTGCGAATGCCTACCATCGCACCGGAAATGGCAAAAGCCACCGTTCCCAAATATTCAAAGCCGCTCAGCACCATATTCTCTCCTTATTTAACAACTCTCCTCTCATCGTATCTGACACCTGGGCATCTCGTCAAGCTGTCCGCTCTGAAAATACACCTTCACCTTACACTGCGCTAGACTTTTTCTTTTGTATTCAATGACAAGTCAACGCCTAGAACCAACTTGCCCGCTGCCGCATTACAGCAAGAAACAGCAACCGTGACACAAGGCTGGCCAGAAATCGCCGAAACATACACCTCCGATACATAGGCTCCCTCCAATAAAGCCCGACGGAACCATTCCCTGCCGCCGGCATTGGCCAAGCCCGCGGGCGGCAATGAGACAATAAAGCTGCCATCTTCGCGATTTGACCAGACAGCTTCCAAATTGTTATGCTCTTGCAACCATTGTTCCAGCTTTTTCCCCTGCGCTACTTCAGGCAGACAAGAAAGCTCTTCGGCCAATACTGTCACCGCTTGCAAAATTTTTGCAGTCTGCTTTTGCACCTCGCCGTCCACTTCCGCCAGGCGTATGCGCGAAGTTTCTTTTTGCAGTCCCTCCGCCACTTGCTGTAGAATCGTTTCCATGGCGACCGCTTCTTCTTGCGACTCTTTTTGTCGCGCTAACGCCTCTTCCGTCCGTTCCGCGCATTGACGAAGCTGCTGACAATACTCATTAATTCGTTTGGCTACTTGGGCCATTTTCTGTACTGTTGCCGCTTGTTCCTGGCGTACCGCTCCAGCCTCCGCCAGCTTTAGTTCCGTAGTCCGGCTGGCATTTTGAATGGCTTCTAAATGCTCGAGCGCTTCTCGTACGGCCACTTGCCCCTCACCCACCGCTTTTTCCTCTTCTGTCATAGCTTGTTCTGCCGCCCGCACACCACCTTCAATCTGCGCCAGCAGCATCGCTGCCTCACGAGCCGCTTTACTGCTGCCTTCCGATAGCACCTGGATTTCTTCCGCCACTACCGCAAAACCACGCCCGTGCTCGCCAGCGCGCGCCGCTTCAATGCTGGCATTTAGAGAAAGCAATTGGGTCTGCGATGCAATGCCGTGAATCGATGTGAGCAACTGCTGTATAGCCTGCGCGGTCTGCGACAAAGCACTGATTTTATCCGCCAATTCTGTCGATTGCAGCCGGATTCCCGCCATGGATTCCCCGACTCCCTGTACTGCTTGTCTTCCTTGTTCCGCTCGCCTTCGTGTGTCCACACTGCTCTCGTGAATTCCCTCAGCAACCTGCAACATAGTTTGCGACGAAGCATGTACCCCGTTCATAAGTTGTTCCGCTTCTTTGGCCTGCTGCTCTAATTGCCAGGCCGATTCCCGACAAGTCTTCGCTTCCTGCGCAACCAAGGTCCCTTCTGCCGCCGTTTTCCCCATCGCCTCCCTCGCCTGTCCCACTGCAGCTGCGACCTTAGCCGCCGCCATCTGTGACTGCTGCACAAATTGACGGATATCTTTCACCAATGCATTGACGGATTCAGCTACAGGAAGCAGCGTACGGTAAGATGACAACGTCAGAGTCCGGCTCCACTCTCCTTGGAGAAGTTTTTTAACGAATTGATTCAATTCCTTTACTTCTTTATTACCCCTTGCAAAATTCCACATACCGAACGCCTCCTTCTCCTTTAAAACATATAAAAACCGCCACCCCTCGCGGGATAGCGGCTACTTTGCCTCTAAAAGCATTGCTACCTTTGCAGCATATGTTTTATGAATACAATTATACGTGGCCTGCAGTAACTTGGCAAGCTGCTGTGTTATGTTATACTCGTATACACACTGCACAATTTTCTTTTTCCTTGCTCTCCAGCTTGCGCGCCATCTGAACCGCCCGCTGCGCTAAAAGCAGCGTAGGATCCACGGTTTCAAACGTTCCCTGCACCTTGGCAAAAAGCAAAGGAATTTCCGTACAGCCGGCAATAAACGCTTTCACACCGTTGCGGCTATAGTGCTCCATCATCTCTTTCAACCGCTCTAAGCAGGGACTGCCATTTATGTGTCCGCTTTTCACTTCAGTAATTGCCTGGGAAATAAGCTTTTGTTCTTCCGGTCGCGGCGTCAAAAATGCCAGCCCTTTTTGACTCAGCCGCTGTTGATACAGTCCGGTGCGAACGGTTGCCTCCGTAGCAAACAACATTATTTCTCGTGGCTCATACGTTTTAGCCTGCAACAAATATTCTGCTACGGTGTCAATAATATGCACTACCGGAATCGCCACCGCTTTTTGCACTGCTGCAAACCAAAAATGTGCCGTATTGCAGGGAATAACAATAAAATCAGCGCCTGAACGCTCCAACAGTTGTGCAGAGCGCACCAACTCAGCTTCTGGGCTGAGCGAATCATGCAAAATGGCGTCAATGCGCGAAGGGATATGCGGATTGTTGTAAATCAAGATTGAAAGATGCTCTTGGTCAGTTTGCGCTTTTGTATTTTCAATCATTTTTACGAACAAGTCCGCCGTTGCCATTGGCCCCATGCCACCAAGTACTCCAATCATAACCATAGGTTCCGCCTCCTTTTTGCGTATTTCTACTTTTAGCTTACACAAAAAGAAAAGCCCTGAAAAATCAGCGCTTTTTATGCCATCCATCATTTATTTTTATAAGCATCCGTATCTTCCAAAAGTGTCAGCAAACTTTCTGCAACAGAGGCATTTTTACTCAACTGCCAAAGCAGCGCCTGCATACCGACAGTAAAGGTCTGTCTGACGCGATGCACAAGAAAAATCTTCATCTTTAATTCCGGCCCTGCCGCCAAACGCAACCGGCCTTGCTGCAACTCCTCTTGCACCAACGTCTTGGGCAGATAGGCTGCTCCCAAGCCGTTCAATACCGCCCTCTTGACCGCCTCCGAATCACTATATTCGGCCACAGTATGACATAATTGACCGCCTCGCGCCAACTCCCATTGCGCCCTAAAATCACTGCCTTGTTTAAAATTAACTAAAGGCAACACGTCCCCATTTTCCCAAGGAAAATCTTGGCCGATCACCCAAAGAATATCCTCTTCCCAAACAGCATGTTCCTTCAGGCGGCGCAGGTAGTTACGCCCATGAATCAATCCCAGATCAAACTGGCCGTCTTCTACGCCCTGCAATACAGTCTTCGTATTGGAGCATACTTCTGTGCTGACAATAAGCCGAGGCATTTGCACTTGCAGCCGCCGAAGGACATCTGGCAAAAAATAGTTAATCAGCTGTGTGGATACGCCCAACACAAGAGCTTCCTGACTTTCCGCGTATGCTGCCAGTTCTTCCTTGGTCTGCTCCCATTGCAGCAGCATGCTCTCTGCATGAGCCACCAGGCATTGTCCCGCTTCGGTTAGCAGCAGGCGTTTTCCCTTGCGCGTGAAAAGCCGCGCTCCTACTGCACTTTCTAGATTATGAATCTGCGCCGTAATCGCCGGTTGCGTAAAGTTCAGCCGTTCCGCCGCCTGGGTAATATTCAGCAACCGAGCAACCAGCAAAAAGGTTTTCAGTAATCGCAATTCCATCCGCTCACCGCCGCTCTTTCTTTCTCTTCTCATTGTATCTGTCGCAGCAAACTATGGCAA
This genomic window from uncultured Anaeromusa sp. contains:
- a CDS encoding trimeric intracellular cation channel family protein; this encodes MVLSGFEYLGTVAFAISGAMVGIRKQMDVFGIAVLAVTTAVGGGILRDVLVGHTPPTAFLDPTFTLLALGSAILTCFAHSWLVRITNVVQLCDAVGLGAFTAVGASLAITYELNTLYIMVFLGAATGIGGGVLRDIFARDIPFVFQQEIYALASIAGGVALYYAQWHLPIWQAMYLCFLLTLGIRLLSVHYNVHLPKVGRK
- a CDS encoding methyl-accepting chemotaxis protein → MWNFARGNKEVKELNQFVKKLLQGEWSRTLTLSSYRTLLPVAESVNALVKDIRQFVQQSQMAAAKVAAAVGQAREAMGKTAAEGTLVAQEAKTCRESAWQLEQQAKEAEQLMNGVHASSQTMLQVAEGIHESSVDTRRRAEQGRQAVQGVGESMAGIRLQSTELADKISALSQTAQAIQQLLTSIHGIASQTQLLSLNASIEAARAGEHGRGFAVVAEEIQVLSEGSSKAAREAAMLLAQIEGGVRAAEQAMTEEEKAVGEGQVAVREALEHLEAIQNASRTTELKLAEAGAVRQEQAATVQKMAQVAKRINEYCQQLRQCAERTEEALARQKESQEEAVAMETILQQVAEGLQKETSRIRLAEVDGEVQKQTAKILQAVTVLAEELSCLPEVAQGKKLEQWLQEHNNLEAVWSNREDGSFIVSLPPAGLANAGGREWFRRALLEGAYVSEVYVSAISGQPCVTVAVSCCNAAAGKLVLGVDLSLNTKEKV
- a CDS encoding amino acid racemase → MVMIGVLGGMGPMATADLFVKMIENTKAQTDQEHLSILIYNNPHIPSRIDAILHDSLSPEAELVRSAQLLERSGADFIVIPCNTAHFWFAAVQKAVAIPVVHIIDTVAEYLLQAKTYEPREIMLFATEATVRTGLYQQRLSQKGLAFLTPRPEEQKLISQAITEVKSGHINGSPCLERLKEMMEHYSRNGVKAFIAGCTEIPLLFAKVQGTFETVDPTLLLAQRAVQMARKLESKEKENCAVCIRV
- a CDS encoding LysR family transcriptional regulator — translated: MELRLLKTFLLVARLLNITQAAERLNFTQPAITAQIHNLESAVGARLFTRKGKRLLLTEAGQCLVAHAESMLLQWEQTKEELAAYAESQEALVLGVSTQLINYFLPDVLRRLQVQMPRLIVSTEVCSNTKTVLQGVEDGQFDLGLIHGRNYLRRLKEHAVWEEDILWVIGQDFPWENGDVLPLVNFKQGSDFRAQWELARGGQLCHTVAEYSDSEAVKRAVLNGLGAAYLPKTLVQEELQQGRLRLAAGPELKMKIFLVHRVRQTFTVGMQALLWQLSKNASVAESLLTLLEDTDAYKNK